The Anopheles merus strain MAF unplaced genomic scaffold, AmerM5.1 LNR4000569, whole genome shotgun sequence genome includes a region encoding these proteins:
- the LOC121602681 gene encoding sialin-like, which translates to MYGLLVHFIKAIDRIPTRFNVSIMLFMACLISYMLRVNMSVNILAMVQPIQSNIKQSAPLDHNNISDGATNQTMIENSKVPDYGPRYNWSSHDQSIILGAYFYGYLISSLPAGIFAERFGGRNMVGLSLAFSALLTALTPLAADNGMWATIANRVALGILGGFLYPALHNLISKWAPPDEKGKFVSALMGGTFGTVITWPLVGVLIETLGWSFAFYIPAVISAIVAVLWYIIVADSPSTHPRIKAEEKDYIEKSLGDTISKSKLLPPIASLATSPPFLALLVLHFGNLWGLYFLITAAPKFMSEVLGFKLAKAGFLAALPYLARSLAAFLFGTVGDLLRKNSIMRVTAIRKSFCLFSHIIPGLFLVGLIYIGFDPYVCVAIITLSLGFNGASTMTNLQNSQDLAPNFAGTLYGIINFVGTSSGFISPILVAHFTVQQSTMEEWQYVFIIGAAAYIVPALIFIVFGSGQVQKWNEPKQTQANAEFQHT; encoded by the exons ATGTACGGGCTGCTAGTCCATTTCATTAAAGCGATAG ATCGCATACCGACCCGGTTCAACGTGTCTATTATGTTGTTTATGGCATGTCTCATCAGCTATATGTTACGAGTAAACATGTCTGTCAATATATTGGCAATGGTGCAGCCAATTCAAAGCAACATCAAACAATCTGCACCCTTGGACCATAACAACATATCTGATGGAGCAACTAATCAAACAATGATCGAAAATTCAAAAGTCCCCGAT TATGGTCCACGATATAATTGGAGCTCTCACGATCAAAGCATCATCTTGGGCGCCTATTTCTACGGTTATCTGATATCGTCGCTGCCGGCCGGTATTTTTGCGGAACGCTTTGGCGGACGTAATATGGTTGGACTGTCGTTGGCATTTAGTGCACTCCTAACCGCATTAACTCCCCTAGCCGCTGACAATGGCATGTGGGCCACTATTGCCAATCGCGTGGCGCTAGGAATTTTGGGT GGCTTTTTGTATCCGGCATTACACAACCTCATCTCTAAATGGGCACCCCCAGACGAGAAGGGAAAGTTCGTATCGGCTCTCATGGGTGGAACATTTGGCACGGTTATCACGTGGCCCCTGGTCGGCGTTCTAATTGAGACGCTCGGATGGTCCTTTGCATTCTACATTCCAGCAGTAATCTCTGCCATCGTAGCAGTGCTATGGTACATTATTGTAGCCGACAGTCCATCAACCCATCCTCGCATAAAAGCGGAAGAGAAAGACTATATAGAAAAGTCACTCGGCGACACAATCTCGAAATCGAAGCTCTTACCACCAATTGCATCACTTGCTACATCGCCACCATTTTTGGCCTTGCTAGTGTTGCATTTTGGCAACCTGTGGGGCTTGTACTTCTTGATAACTGCAGCACCTAAATTTATGAGTGag GTACTTGGATTTAAGCTTGCCAAAGCAGGATTCCTAGCGGCACTACCATATCTAGCAAGATCATTGGCAGCATTTTTATTCGGAACAGTGGGTGATTTGCTTCGTAAAAATTCGATTATGCGCGTCACTGCAATACGCAAATCCTTCTGCTTATTCT CTCACATAATACCCGGCCTGTTTCTCGTTGGGCTAATCTACATTGGCTTCGATCCATACGTTTGTGTCGCCATCATTACACTCTCGCTCGGGTTTAACGGTGCATCTACGATGACCAATCTCCAAAACTCCCAGGACCTGGCGCCTAACTTTGCCGGAACGCTGTACGGTATCATTAACTTTGTCGGAACGTCTAGCGGCTTCATCTCGCCCATCCTCGTAGCTCACTTTACCGTTCAGCAGAGTACTATGGAAGAATGGCAATATGTTTTCATAATTGGTGCCGCGGCTTACATCGTTCCTGCGCTCATATTTATCGTCTTTGGTTCAGGACAGGTACAGAAATGGAACGAACCGAAACAAACGCAAGCGAATGCAGAGTTCCAACACACCTAA
- the LOC121602682 gene encoding uncharacterized protein LOC121602682 has translation MLSVEQLIASVNKLNQSIMHLILGTLLTFAVLIHAAPGPCELPSLSEVGSQYLVFGQDCRQYAYGYNAGSSAKVELKSADGTVYGAYHYIDANNVTQKVNYTVNDVDGFVVEASNLPAPVKDDVSDALTTTEVPTTLPSVVPEQETTPFKLVRESSVNQSKDRDIYLKPILSVWFPASSYNPDHVVVQHAELSASMQEHDKRV, from the coding sequence ATGTTGAGTGTTGAGCAACTCATAGCATCAGTCAATAAGTTGAATCAGTCCATCATGCACCTGATTTTAGGTACTCTTCTTACGTTTGCGGTGCTAATCCACGCTGCACCCGGTCCGTGTGAATTGCCAAGCTTATCGGAAGTTGGCAGCCAGTATTTGGTATTTGGGCAGGATTGCAGACAGTACGCGTATGGCTACAATGCTGGATCATCGGCTAAGGTGGAATTGAAGAGCGCAGATGGCACGGTATACGGTGCCTATCACTATATCGATGCCAACAACGTTACCCAGAAAGTGAACTACACGGTAAATGACGTGGAtgggtttgtggtggaagCATCTAACTTGCCTGCGCCAGTAAAAGATGATGTTTCCGATGCtttaacaacaacagaagTGCCAACCACACTGCCGTCTGTTGTTCCGGAGCAAGAAACAACTCCGTTCAAACTAGTGCGCGAGTCTAGTGTCAATCAATCCAAGGATCGTGATATATATTTGAAACCAATCCTTTCCGTATGGTTTCCTGCCAGTTCGTACAACCCTGACCATGTCGTAGTGCAGCACGCTGAACTTTCAGCATCGATGCAAGAACACGATAAAAGAGTTTGA